The Phaenicophaeus curvirostris isolate KB17595 chromosome 25, BPBGC_Pcur_1.0, whole genome shotgun sequence genome has a segment encoding these proteins:
- the CRTAM gene encoding cytotoxic and regulatory T-cell molecule isoform X2 — MTFTGVLHVAALLLMQGDFPGAGSETITLKEGEDLNLRCTLSSDNSSALQWLNPHGFAIFLNTQRALRDQRYKLIRYSKTELSIQLSNVTVHDEGVYKCFYYSIPFKSKNKTVEVLAAPSNPVLEVSRDAERSIILSCYTHGCKPQPQITWLLDNGIELPGDTKHKLEADGKKWTTTSTLTVLAYGPNSTASCIVRHQALREEKLMASFRFEDLPRMVTTTESDPNSSTASAPAYPQHPGSEQPTILSALPKDPAATSSESTPTQQNLHPNVTSAGSKVTSAAAGKEEPAGSTSYLVPNGTEAAFSGNITQEELPRTEAPSPSENVTVISITTFGQDLKSKGIKEKETKLLLPMLVAALIFVLLIIVLLFMRKLKKAHGVWKRENDVSEQTLESYKSKSNEDSSGHEKNGHVVSPKPNAQYVTEGYVERTQKNPSQKITAIS; from the exons ATGACTTTCACCGGGGTGCTACACGTCGCAGCTCTGCTCCTGATGCAAG GGGATTTTCCGGGAGCTGGCAGTGAAACCATAACCCTAAAGGAAGGAGAGGACCTAAACCTCCGCTGCACCCTGAGCAGTGACAACAGTTCTGCCCTGCAGTGGTTAAACCCTCATGGGTTTGCAATTTTTCTGAACACCCAGCGGG CTTTAAGGGATCAGAGGTACAAACTCATCCGGTATTCAAAGACTGAATTATCCATCCAACTGTCTAATGTCACAGTACACGATGAAGGCGTATATAAATGCTTCTACTACAGCATCCCCTTCAAAAGCAAGAACAAGACTGTTGAGGTATTAG ctgcaccttCTAATCCAGTACTGGAAGTATCCCGAGATGCAGAAAGAAGCATTATTCTGTCTTGCTACACCCATGGATGTAAACCACAGCCCCAGATTACCTGGCTGTTGGACAATGGCATAGAGCTCCCTG GTGACACTAAGCACAAGTTAGAAGCCGATGGAAAGAAATGGACCACAACCAGCACACTGACAGTCCTCGCTTATGGGCCCAACTCAACAGCCAGCTGTATCGTTCGCCACCAGGCACTAAGAGAAGAGAAGCTGATGGCATCTTTCCGGTTTGAGGACCTCCCTAGGATGG TGACCACAACGGAGTCAGATCCgaacagcagcacagcctctGCTCCAGCCTACCCACAGCATCCTG GATCTGAACAACCCACCATCCTTTCTGCACTACCAAAGGATCCAGCAGCTACCAGCTCAGAGTCAACACCAACCCAGCAAAACCTCCATCCCAATGTCACATCTGCTG GTTCCAAAGTAacatcagctgcagcaggaaaggaagaacCAGCCGGTTCGACGAGTTATCTTGTCCCCAATG GGACTGAAGCAGCATTTAGTGGCAACATCACACAAGAGGAACTTCCCAGGACAGAAGCCCCATCACCAAGTGAAAATGTAACCGTGATTTCCATCACCACCTTCG GGCAGGATCTGAAATCTAAAGGCATCAAAGAGAAGGAGACCAAGCTCCTGCTGCCTATGTTGGTGGCTGCTCTGATATTTGTGCTGCTCATCATTGTCCTGCTTTTCATGAGGAAACTGAAAAAAGCTCATGGAGTGTGGAAGAGAG AAAATGATGTTTCAGAGCAGACACTGGAGAGTTACAAATCCAAATCGAATGAAGACAGTTCGGGCCATGAGAAGAATGGACACG ttgtCAGTCCAAAGCCCAATGCACAGTATGTAACTGAAGGGTATGTGGAAAGAACGCAGAAGAATCCAAGCCAGAAAATCACTGCAATAA gctga
- the CRTAM gene encoding cytotoxic and regulatory T-cell molecule isoform X1, with product MTFTGVLHVAALLLMQGDFPGAGSETITLKEGEDLNLRCTLSSDNSSALQWLNPHGFAIFLNTQRALRDQRYKLIRYSKTELSIQLSNVTVHDEGVYKCFYYSIPFKSKNKTVEVLAAPSNPVLEVSRDAERSIILSCYTHGCKPQPQITWLLDNGIELPGDTKHKLEADGKKWTTTSTLTVLAYGPNSTASCIVRHQALREEKLMASFRFEDLPRMVTTTESDPNSSTASAPAYPQHPGSEQPTILSALPKDPAATSSESTPTQQNLHPNVTSAGSKVTSAAAGKEEPAGSTSYLVPNGTEAAFSGNITQEELPRTEAPSPSENVTVISITTFGQDLKSKGIKEKETKLLLPMLVAALIFVLLIIVLLFMRKLKKAHGVWKRENDVSEQTLESYKSKSNEDSSGHEKNGHVVSPKPNAQYVTEGYVERTQKNPSQKITAISENIFQCGKETDV from the exons ATGACTTTCACCGGGGTGCTACACGTCGCAGCTCTGCTCCTGATGCAAG GGGATTTTCCGGGAGCTGGCAGTGAAACCATAACCCTAAAGGAAGGAGAGGACCTAAACCTCCGCTGCACCCTGAGCAGTGACAACAGTTCTGCCCTGCAGTGGTTAAACCCTCATGGGTTTGCAATTTTTCTGAACACCCAGCGGG CTTTAAGGGATCAGAGGTACAAACTCATCCGGTATTCAAAGACTGAATTATCCATCCAACTGTCTAATGTCACAGTACACGATGAAGGCGTATATAAATGCTTCTACTACAGCATCCCCTTCAAAAGCAAGAACAAGACTGTTGAGGTATTAG ctgcaccttCTAATCCAGTACTGGAAGTATCCCGAGATGCAGAAAGAAGCATTATTCTGTCTTGCTACACCCATGGATGTAAACCACAGCCCCAGATTACCTGGCTGTTGGACAATGGCATAGAGCTCCCTG GTGACACTAAGCACAAGTTAGAAGCCGATGGAAAGAAATGGACCACAACCAGCACACTGACAGTCCTCGCTTATGGGCCCAACTCAACAGCCAGCTGTATCGTTCGCCACCAGGCACTAAGAGAAGAGAAGCTGATGGCATCTTTCCGGTTTGAGGACCTCCCTAGGATGG TGACCACAACGGAGTCAGATCCgaacagcagcacagcctctGCTCCAGCCTACCCACAGCATCCTG GATCTGAACAACCCACCATCCTTTCTGCACTACCAAAGGATCCAGCAGCTACCAGCTCAGAGTCAACACCAACCCAGCAAAACCTCCATCCCAATGTCACATCTGCTG GTTCCAAAGTAacatcagctgcagcaggaaaggaagaacCAGCCGGTTCGACGAGTTATCTTGTCCCCAATG GGACTGAAGCAGCATTTAGTGGCAACATCACACAAGAGGAACTTCCCAGGACAGAAGCCCCATCACCAAGTGAAAATGTAACCGTGATTTCCATCACCACCTTCG GGCAGGATCTGAAATCTAAAGGCATCAAAGAGAAGGAGACCAAGCTCCTGCTGCCTATGTTGGTGGCTGCTCTGATATTTGTGCTGCTCATCATTGTCCTGCTTTTCATGAGGAAACTGAAAAAAGCTCATGGAGTGTGGAAGAGAG AAAATGATGTTTCAGAGCAGACACTGGAGAGTTACAAATCCAAATCGAATGAAGACAGTTCGGGCCATGAGAAGAATGGACACG ttgtCAGTCCAAAGCCCAATGCACAGTATGTAACTGAAGGGTATGTGGAAAGAACGCAGAAGAATCCAAGCCAGAAAATCACTGCAATAAGTGAGAATATCTTTCAGTGTGGGAAGGAAACAGATGTATAG
- the CRTAM gene encoding cytotoxic and regulatory T-cell molecule isoform X3, which produces MTFTGVLHVAALLLMQGDFPGAGSETITLKEGEDLNLRCTLSSDNSSALQWLNPHGFAIFLNTQRALRDQRYKLIRYSKTELSIQLSNVTVHDEGVYKCFYYSIPFKSKNKTVEVLAAPSNPVLEVSRDAERSIILSCYTHGCKPQPQITWLLDNGIELPVTTTESDPNSSTASAPAYPQHPGSEQPTILSALPKDPAATSSESTPTQQNLHPNVTSAGSKVTSAAAGKEEPAGSTSYLVPNGTEAAFSGNITQEELPRTEAPSPSENVTVISITTFGQDLKSKGIKEKETKLLLPMLVAALIFVLLIIVLLFMRKLKKAHGVWKRENDVSEQTLESYKSKSNEDSSGHEKNGHVVSPKPNAQYVTEGYVERTQKNPSQKITAISENIFQCGKETDV; this is translated from the exons ATGACTTTCACCGGGGTGCTACACGTCGCAGCTCTGCTCCTGATGCAAG GGGATTTTCCGGGAGCTGGCAGTGAAACCATAACCCTAAAGGAAGGAGAGGACCTAAACCTCCGCTGCACCCTGAGCAGTGACAACAGTTCTGCCCTGCAGTGGTTAAACCCTCATGGGTTTGCAATTTTTCTGAACACCCAGCGGG CTTTAAGGGATCAGAGGTACAAACTCATCCGGTATTCAAAGACTGAATTATCCATCCAACTGTCTAATGTCACAGTACACGATGAAGGCGTATATAAATGCTTCTACTACAGCATCCCCTTCAAAAGCAAGAACAAGACTGTTGAGGTATTAG ctgcaccttCTAATCCAGTACTGGAAGTATCCCGAGATGCAGAAAGAAGCATTATTCTGTCTTGCTACACCCATGGATGTAAACCACAGCCCCAGATTACCTGGCTGTTGGACAATGGCATAGAGCTCCCTG TGACCACAACGGAGTCAGATCCgaacagcagcacagcctctGCTCCAGCCTACCCACAGCATCCTG GATCTGAACAACCCACCATCCTTTCTGCACTACCAAAGGATCCAGCAGCTACCAGCTCAGAGTCAACACCAACCCAGCAAAACCTCCATCCCAATGTCACATCTGCTG GTTCCAAAGTAacatcagctgcagcaggaaaggaagaacCAGCCGGTTCGACGAGTTATCTTGTCCCCAATG GGACTGAAGCAGCATTTAGTGGCAACATCACACAAGAGGAACTTCCCAGGACAGAAGCCCCATCACCAAGTGAAAATGTAACCGTGATTTCCATCACCACCTTCG GGCAGGATCTGAAATCTAAAGGCATCAAAGAGAAGGAGACCAAGCTCCTGCTGCCTATGTTGGTGGCTGCTCTGATATTTGTGCTGCTCATCATTGTCCTGCTTTTCATGAGGAAACTGAAAAAAGCTCATGGAGTGTGGAAGAGAG AAAATGATGTTTCAGAGCAGACACTGGAGAGTTACAAATCCAAATCGAATGAAGACAGTTCGGGCCATGAGAAGAATGGACACG ttgtCAGTCCAAAGCCCAATGCACAGTATGTAACTGAAGGGTATGTGGAAAGAACGCAGAAGAATCCAAGCCAGAAAATCACTGCAATAAGTGAGAATATCTTTCAGTGTGGGAAGGAAACAGATGTATAG
- the JHY gene encoding jhy protein homolog translates to MNSSKYVAVSSPHTYNMSKKHISHDVLVQCNFHPANWKRRSVGERVFASSLHDSQESASESRVQERQDQSEPQLQIHENEELVGLDSDELENDSLEDDSLEEMSLKEQEGDEYDTNQHTNGIQRNDGDGRKQQSVDKYFSLRYNPNWKNTRDAAEFSVTEKAHQVAQGSSMDFSQDSFYLHSNGSPEEKSQPEAKSQDSFSGFGTELLSFHEPNAVVSNDPSRLPAKGKGPADSCHLKDSPSTRSSALSLQIKRGRPQRAKTDFVKRNKQTLGLHLEINSYFQLYSKKQAVLQEQVADPKTVDDEPVQRVLPFQTVKMEPEDKWYPKSQQLKDHQRNKIKSNQSLKERAVPRNDSQWPPVGRAEPKPCHNNHCQISQFQTAPMQAVEQNSSAQQKCLFSSPSVGPDTNRPASTDTCFNNFPNSRCFVNQDFTSTCRFHPTLHKFNPMEDVSPAHISKENMKCQHHPPNGLPQDQQHLDKHAALRLFAGDECTKSQTHPKQRNSSSTFNASFQESMKSQVSRQNCKGHVCVDKRPSQSSARSSPKAPPCTTSQIIQIMERHYEEIIRLAEADLADRNLFSLLPPIIPQVASGLEVDLGSGEGNQVKISQRNSEGHPMQTEERNQPKVSKKPCSSKTYMNLNVKLGGLGPDYEAIKEKKEKLKQQKEYAKQIKEHNMKNIASVQRVPTKPQTISLLSRQKALEYAKKIPRPKTFAIRQSDEEVKEERIPPWTLNEDSLPQITSLETLQNRHEKEKQIVAAFRTLHIL, encoded by the exons ATGAATTCTTCAAAGTATGTTGCAGTTTCTTCTCCACACACTTACAACATGAGtaaaaaacacatttctcaTGACGTACTCGTGCAATGCAATTTCCACCCTGCAAACTGGAAAAGGAGATCTGTAGGTGAAAGGGTCTTTGCTTCAAGCCTGCATGACTCCCAAGAGTCTGCCTCTGAAAGCCGTGTTCAGGAGAGACAGGATCAGTCAGAACCCCAGCTACAGATTCACGAAAATGAAGAGCTGGTAGGACTGGATTCTGATGAGTTGGAGAATGATAGCTTGGAAGATGATAGCTTGGAGGAGATGAGtttaaaagaacaagaaggTGATGAGTATGACACAAATCAGCATACGAATGGAATACAAAGAAATGATGGTGATGGAAG gaaacaACAGTCTGTGGACAAATATTTCAGCCTAAGATACAATCCTAACTGGAAGAACACAAGAGATGCAGCAGAAttttctgtgacagaaaaagcacatcaggttgctcaaggaaGCAGCATGGACTTTTCACAAGATTCATTTTACCTCCATTCCAACGGCTCCCCAGAAGAAAAGAGTCAACCAGAGGCAAAGTCACAAGATTCCTTCTCGGGGTTTGGTACAGAATTACTGAGCTTTCATGAACCAAATGCTGTGGTCAGCAATGACCCTTCGAGGCTGCCTGCCAAAGGGAAGGGACCTGCAGACAGCTGTCATCTCAAAGACAGCCCCAGTACACGCAGCAGTGCTTTGTCTCTTCAGATTAAACGTGGTCGACCACAAAGAGCAAAAACAGactttgtgaaaagaaataaacagactTTAGGATTACACTTAGAGATAAATTCCTACTTTCAATTATACAGTAAAAAGCAAGCTGTTCTTCAAGAGCAG GTTGCAGATCCTAAAACTGTTGATGATGAACCAGTTCAGAGGGTCCTACCATTCCAGACTGTGAAAATGGAGCCTGAAGACAAATGGTACCCGAAATCACAGCAGCTCAAG GATCaccagagaaataaaatcaaatccaaCCAGAGTCTCAAAGAGAGAGCTGTCCCAAGGAATGATAGCCAATGGCCGCCAGTAGGACGAGCAGAACCAAAGCCTTGCCACAACAACCACTGCCAAATATCACAATTTCAGACTGCTCCCATGCAGGCAGTAGAGCAGAACAGCAGCGCACAGCAGAAATGCCTGTTTTCAAGTCCTTCTGTTGGCCCTGACACCAACAGACCTGCCAGTACAGATACTTGCTTCAATAATTTCCCAAATTCAAGATGTTTTGTTAATCAGGATTTTACATCTACTTGTCGTTTTCATCCAACATTACATAAATTTAACCCCATGGAGGATGTATCTCCAGCACATATCAGCAAGGAGAACATGAAATGTCAGCACCATCCTCCAAATGGACTTCCACAGGACCAGCAACATTTAGACAAACATGCCGCTTTGCGGCTTTTTGCAGGAGATGAGTGCACCAAAAGTCAAACACATCCAAAACAGAGGAATAGTTCATCTACTTTTAATGCTAGTTTTCAAGAATCGATGAAGAGTCAAGTGTCACGTCAGAACTGCAAAGGACATGTTTGTGTGGATAAAAG gccTTCTCAATCTTCCGCTCGCAGTTCACCAAAAGCCCCTCCTTGCACAACCTCCCAGATTATACAAATAATGGAGCGACACTATGAAGAAATCATCCGTTTGGCAGAAGCTGATCTGGCTGACAGAAACTTGTTCAGCCTGCTTCCACCTATAATCCCACAGGTGGCAAGTGGTTTGGAGGTAGATCTGGGGAGTGGTGAAGGAAATCAAGTGAAAATAAGCCAAAGGAACTCAGAAGGACATCCCATGCAAACGGAAGAGCGAAACCAGCCCAAAGTCAGCAAGAAG CCATGTAGCTCTAAAACCTACATGAATCTGAATGTGAAGCTTGGAGGCCTTGGACCTGACTATGAAGCAATCAAAGAGAAA AAAGAGAAGTTAAAGCAACAAAAGGAATATGCAAAGCAAATTAAGGAACACAATATGAAAAACATTGCTTCGGTTCAGAGGGTACCTACAAAACCCCAGACCATATCTTTGTTGTCAAGACAGAAG GCGCTGGAATACGCTAAGAAGATTCCTAGACCAAAGACTTTCGCAATAAGACAATCAGATGAAGAggtgaaagaggaaagaattcCACCATGGACTTTAAACGAGGACAGTTTACCTCAAATTACATCCTTGGAAACTTTGCAAAATAGACAcgagaaggaaaagcaaattgTAGCTGCTTTCAGAACCCTTCATATCTTAtaa